GTTGCAGCGTTCCCTTCAACGCGCGGCCATTCTCACGTCCGACAAGTTCAAGGGCGTGCGCTGCCTCGTCGAACCGGGCCAGCTCAAGATCATGTCCACGAACGCCGACCAGGAAGAAGCACAGGAAGAACTCGAAATCGCGTATCAGGGCGATACCGTCGATATCGGATTCAACGTCACGTATCTGCTCGACGTGCTCGCGAATCTGAAGGTCGACACGCTCCAGGTGGCGCTCGGCGACGCGAATTCCAGCGCGCTGATCACCATTCCGGAGAACGAGGAATTCAAATACGTGGTGATGCCGATGCGCATCTGACGCGTACGACACCGATCACACTCCAAGGGGCGGCGCGCCCCTTTGGCGTTTTTAAGGTGTTTTGAAAAGTTCGAGCATTTACGAGCAGTTATCGAAGTAGTGTCGAAGCAGTGACGCAGAACCGGAAGAAATCCATGACTGAAAACACACATTCGCAACCCGACAACAGCTACGGCGCATCCTCCATTCAGATCCTCGAAGGGCTGGAGGCGGTGCGCAAGCGTCCGGGCATGTATATCGGCGATACGTCGGATGGCACCGGTCTGCATCACCTCGTGTTCGAAGTGCTGGACAACTCCATCGACGAGGCGCTGGCCGGCTACTGCGACGACATCCACGTGACGATTCACGCGGACAACTCGATCTCCGTGACGGACAACGGCCGCGGCGTGCCCACGGGCCTGAAGCGCGACGACAAGCACGACCCGAAGCGCAGCGCCGCCGAAATCGTGATGACGGAACTCCACGCGGGCGGCAAATTCGACCAGAACAGCTACAAGGTGTCGGGCGGCCTGCATGGCGTGGGCGTCTCGTGCGTGAACGCGCTGTCGGAATGGCTGCGCCTCACGGTGCGCCGCGACGGCAAGAAGCACTTCATGGAATTCGCGCGCGGCGTGGTGCAGAACCGCGAGATCGTCGAGGAAGACGGCGTGCAGTACTCGCCGATGCCCGTCGTCGGCGACACGGAAAAGCGCGGCACGGAAGTTCACTTCCTCGCGGACGCGACGATCTTCGGCAATGTCGAATTCCACTACGACATTCTCGCCAAGCGCATGCGCGAGCTGTCCTTCCTGAACAACGGCGTGCGTATCCGGCTGACGGACCTGCGCACCGGCAAGGAAGACGACTTCGCGTTTGCGGGCGGCGTGAAGGGCTTCGTCGAATACATCAACAAGCAGAAGCAGGTGCTGCATCCGACCGTGTTCCACGCGACCGGCGAGCGTGAGAACGTGACCGTCGAAGTGGCCATGCAGTGGAACGACAGCTTCAATGAAAGCGTGCTCTGCTTCACGAACAACATTCCGCAGCGCGACGGCGGCACGCACCTGACCGGCCTGCGCGCGGCGATGACGCGCGTCATCAACAAGTACATCACGGACAACGACATCGCGAAGAAGGCGAAGGTGGAAACCACCGGCGACGACATGCGCGAAGGCTTGTCCTGCGTGCTCTCGGTGAAGGTGCCCGAGCCGAAGTTCAGCTCGCAGACGAAGGACAAGCTGGTGTCGTCGGAAGTGCGCGCGCCGGTTGAGGAAATCGTCGCGAAGGCGCTGGAAGACTACCTGCAGGAAACGCCGAACGACGCGAAGATCATCACGAGCAAGATCGTCGATGCCGCGCGCGCGCGCGACGCGGCCCGCAAGGCGCGCGAGATGACGCGGCGCAAGGGCGTGCTCGATGGCATCGGGCTGCCGGGCAAGCTCGCGGACTGCCAGGAGAAAGACCCGGCGAAGTCGGAGATCTATATCGTCGAGGGCGACTCGGCGGGCGGGTCGGCCAAACAGGGACGCGACCGCAAGTTCCAGGCGATTCTTCCGCTGCGCGGCAAGGTGCTGAACGTCGAGAAAGCGCGATTCGACAAGCTGATCTCGTCGGAGCAGATCGTGACGCTCGTGACGGCGCTCGGCTGCGGCATCGGCAAGGACGATTACAACCTCGACAAGCTGCGCTATCACCGCATCATCATCATGACGGATGCGGACGTGGACGGCGCGCACATCCGCACGCTCTTGCTGACGTTCTTCTACCGGCAGATGCCGGAGATCGTCGAGCGCGGGTACATCTACATCGCGCAGCCGCCGCTCTACAAGATCAAGGCGGGCAAGGACGAGCGGTATATGAAGGACGCGCACGAGCTCAACCAGCACATGCTGAAGCTCGCGCTACAGGGTTCTGAACTGATTCCGAGCGAAGGCGCGGACCCGATCTCGGGCGATGCGCTCGGCGAACTGGCGCGTGCTTATCTGCTGGCGCAGGCGGTGGTGGATCGCATCAGCCGCATCTACGACGCGGCCGCGCTCGAAGCCGTGATGGATGGCGTCGTGATCGATCTGTCGACGGAAGAAGCGGCGGCGGCATCGGCGAAGGCGCTCGAGGCGCGGCTGCGCGCGGATCCGCTGAAGCCGGAGGTCACGGTCGAGCCGGCCTACGACCAGGTGCGCGAAGTGCGCTCGCTGCATATCAAGCGGCGCCATCACGGCAACGTGAAGGTTTCCGTGTTCGACGAAGACCTGCAATTGACCGCTGACTACAAGCAGCTTGTTTCGACGGCGGATACGTTCAAGGGCTTGATCGGCGAAGGCGCGCTGATCAAGCGCGGCGAGCGGTCGATGGCCGTGTCGGACTTCAAGAGCGCGATGAAGTGGCTGATCGCGGACGCGGAGCGCAACGTGTCGAAGCAACGCTATAAGGGGCTCGGGGAAATGAATCCCGAGCAGCTTTGGGAAACGACGATGGATCCGAACGTGCGGCGGCTGCTGCGCGTGCAGATCGAAGACGCGATCGCGGCGGATGGCATCTTTACCACGCTGATGGGCGATGATGTCGAGCCGCGTCGGGCGTTTATCGAGAGTAATGCTTTGCGGGCGGGAAATATTGATGTTTGAGGGGAATGGGGGCGCTCAAGCCGCCCGCTTGCATTAAGGCAACCATGCAGCGCCGTCACCCGCCCGACATCCTTCAGCGCTTCGAGGCGTTGAAGGTTTGGCAACGCGGTGACGAGCGCGCGCCTCACAAGCCATTACTGGCATTGCTCGCGCTCGGCTTGTACAGCCGCGGAGTCCGCGAGGTGCCGTTCAACCAGTACGAAAGCAAGCTGAACGAACTCCTGCGGGAGTTCGGCCCGTGGCGGCGCACGCTGTATCCGGAGATGCCGTTTCTTCGCCTGCAAAGCGACGACGTGTGGCGCGTCGCGGCGCACGGCTCGGTGGGTGGCCTCGCGTCCAACGCGGCGCTGACGAAGACGCAGTTGCGCAGCATCGACGCAACCGGCCAATTCTCCGATGACGTCCAACGCACCTTCGACAGCGATCCGCAAGCCATCCGCGACGTTGCGCGCATATTACTCGACGCGCATTTTCCCGACAGCATGCACGAGGACATTCTCGCCGCGGTCGGCCTGACGCTTCACGCGCCGCTGACAGCTAGAACGCGTCGCAGTCCAGACTTTCGCGACGACGTACTCAGGGCGTACCAGTACCGCTGCGCGCTGTGCAATCTCGACATGCGCATCAGCAACCGCACAATCGGCCTAGAAGCCGCGCACATTAAATGGTTCCAGTTCGAAGGACCCGACGTCGTCGAAAACGGCATCGCGCTGTGCTGCCTGCATCACAGGCTCTTCGATATCGGCGCTTTCACGCTCGGCGATGAGCGTCGCGTGCTGGTCTCCGAGGAAGCGCACGGCACCGAGCAGTTCGATCACGTCTTGCTGCGGCATCACGGCAGTCGACTCAACGCGCCGGTCAGAGCGGAACATCACCCGTCGAGCCAGTTCGTCGCCTGGCATCGCTCCCAAGTCTTCCGCGGACAACCGCGCCCCCTCTAATCCCCGAAGCCGCCGCCGCAACCCGCGTACACTTCGGCTTCGAGCCAATCCATCACGCGCGGGCCCACCCGCGCGCATCGCAATCAAGAGAACTTCCCCCATGTTCACCTGCCGAAACCAGTCCTGCCAAGCAGAATGGCAGCCCTCGGACGTCGTCATCAAAAACGAAGGCCAAGGTCTGCTGTTCCGCTGCCCGATGTGCGGCGCGCGTAATTACGTGATGCGCCACGAGTCGCCGGAGGGCGCCGTCTCCTACGAACAAGTCAGCGACATCCCGCCGCGAGGCTCGCATTAACGCCATGACCACCGACACTTCCTTCGCGAACCTGCCGCTCGCCCCCGCGATGCAGGCGAACCTGCAACAACTCGGCTACACGTCGATGACGCCGATTCAGGCCGCCAGTCTGCCGCATGCGCTTGCCGGGCACGACCTCATCGCGCAGGCGAAAACCGGCAGCGGCAAGACCGCCGCCTTCACTTTGCCGCTGCTCGCGCGGCTCGATGCGAAGCAGTTCGCCGTGCAGGCGCTCGTGCTCTGTCCGACGCGCGAACTCGCCGATCAGGTCACGCAGGAAATCCGCCGCCTCGCGCGCGCGGAAGAAAACGTGAAGGTGCTGACGCTGTGCGGCGGAACGCCCATGCGTCCGCAGATCGCGAGTCTCGAGCACGGCGCGCATATCGTCGTGGGAACGCCGGGGCGCATCATGGATCATCTGCAGCGCGAAACGCTTTCGCTCGCCGCAGTCCGCACGCTCGTCCTCGATGAAGCCGACCGCATGCTCGACATGGGCTTCTTCGACGATATCGCGTCCGTCGCGCGACAGTGCCCGAAGGACCGGCAGACGCTGCTCTTTTCCGCGACGTATCCCGAAGGCATCGCGAAGCTGAGCCAGCAGTTTCTGCGCAATCCGCGCGAGATCAAGCTCACCGAGCAGCACAGCAATGCCAAGATCAAGCAGCGGTTCTATCAGGTGGAAGATCACGAACGGCTGCATGCGGTCGGGCTGCTGCTGGATCACTATCGTCCGGTGAGCACGCTCGCGTTTTGCAATACCAAGCAGCAGTGCCGCGACTTGCTCGACGTGTTGCGCGCGCAAGGATTCGAGGCGCTCACGTTGCATGGCGAGCTGGAGCAGCGCGAACGCGATCAGGTGCTCGTGCAGTTCGCCAATCGCAGCTGTTCAGTGCTCGTCGCGACCGACGTGGCGGCGCGCGGGCTCGACATCGCGCAACTGGAAGCGGTCATCAACGTCGACGTGACGCCGGACCCGGAAGTGCATGTGCATCGCATCGGCCGCACGGGGCGCGCGGGCGAGGAGGGCTGGGCGCTGTCGCTCGCGAGCATGGATGAAATGGGGCGCGTGGGCGCGATCGAAGAAGCGCAGCGCGCGGAAGTAGAGTGGCATCCGCTGTCGGAATTGACGTCGGCGGAACCGGGGCATCTGAAGCCGCCGATGGCCACGTTGCAGATTCTCGGCGGACGCAAGGACAAGATCCGCCCGGGCGACGTGCTCGGGGCGCTGACCGGCGAAGCGGGTTTCGACGGCGCGCAGATCGGCAAGATCAACGTGATGGATATGGTGACTTATGTGGCGGTAGAGCGCGGCATTGCCGATGACGCCATCCGCAGGCTCGGCGCCGGGAAGCTGAAGGGGCGCAAGGTGAAGGTGCGGCGGATTTGAGCGGCGGGCTCCAACTCACTCCCGCGCCATCCCCGCCGCCGAGCCGGCATCACGCGTCACCAGCCTTAACCCGCTCGCGACGCTTGCCGCCCCCGCGAACCCCGCGCCAAGCGAAAGCGCGAGCGCCGGACCGTGCTTTCCCGCGATGCCGAAGCACAGCGCAACGAGCGCCGCGCCCGTCGCCTGACCGACGAGCCGCGCGGTGGCGACCACGCCGCTCGCACCGCCGCTTCGCTCGCGCGGCGCGCTGGCCATGAACGCCTTCAAGTTCGGCGACTGAAAGAAGCCGAAGCCCGCGCCACAAATCGACATGCGAATGCAGATATCCAGCGCATGCGGATTCGCGGGCAGCGCCGCAAGCGACACCATGCCCGCGCACAGAATGGCGAGCCCGATGCCGCCGAGCAGACCCGGCGCGTAGCGGTCAGACAAGCGCCCCGCGATGGGCGCCATCAACGCGACGAGCACCGACCACGGCGTCATCAGGAAGCCGGTTTCCACCTGCGTGCGGCCGAGGACGGTCTCGAAGTAGAACGGCAGCGACACGAACGCGAGCCCTTGCGCGGCGAACGAGCAGACGGCGGTCATCGTCGAGAGCGCGAACATCGGGCGTCGAAACAGATCGACGGGCAGCATCGGCGCGGGATGGCCGCGCTCGCGTCGAAGCATCAGCGCGCCCGCGACGAGCGCAACGGCCAGCGCCGCGAGCACCGTGTGCGATGGCGCCCGCTGCGCCGCTTCCCCGAGCGCAAAAATCAGCGACGCGAACGTGACGACGTTGAGCGCCGCCGCCACGCGATCGAAGCCGTGCGCGCTGCGCTTCGTCTGCGGCAGCGCGGGCCACGCGATAAAAAGCGCGAGCACGCCGACCGGCAGATTCACCGCGAAGAGCCACGGCCACGTCCCGAGCGACAGCACGATGGACGCCACCGTCGGCCCGACCGCGAACGCAATGCCGACAATCAGCGCGTTCAGTCCCACGCCGCGCCCGAGCCGGTGCAGCGGAAACAGCGCGCTGATGAGTGCCGTATTGACGCTCATGATCGCGCTCGCGCCGAGCCCTTGAAGCAGGCGCGCGGCGACGAGCGTCGGCAGCGACCACGAGAACGCGCATATCGCGGATGCGATCGTGAACACGACAAGGCCGCCCAGATAAACGCGCCGATGCCCGACGATGCCACCGAGCGCCGCGAACGGCAGCAGCGTGGCGACCATCGCGAGCTGATACGCGTTGATGATCCAGACGGAGGCCGCGGGCGTCGAGCCGAGATCGGCGGCGATGGCGGGCAGCGCCGTATTCGCGATGGCGGTATCGAGTGTCGCCAGCGCGACGGCCAGCAGAATGGCGGCCATGCCGCGCCGCTCGCGGGAGGTCATCGGCGCATCGGGGTCGCGGGGGGCGGATTGGGTGGGATCGGCGGGCACGTCGTGTTCCGGAAGTAAGCGGACAAAGAATAATCCGAAACGATACGGGAACGCGACGGATCGCGCTCGAACGCGTCGGCGGCGGTTATGCTGTGACGACCAAAACAGGGAGACGGAGCATGGCCATTCGAATCGTGCGGCTCGGCACACCGCGCAGCGAAAACGAAGGCTTGCGCATCGGCACCGTTCGCCGGCCGCCGCGCGGCGTGCCGAAAGCCGAGTTCGCGAGCCGCAACTTCTATGACGTGTGGTACCCGAATCTGGCGCCATCGGCGGAACGGGTGGCCGAGGCACTGAGCGCGCAGACGGAGAAGGAGTGGAGCGCCTTCGTGCGGAAGTACAAGGCCGAGATGGCGACGCCGGAGGCGAGCAGGTCGCTCGATCTGCTCGCGGCGCTCTCGCATACAACCAATCTGTCGGTCGGGTGCTACTGCGAGAATGAGGCGCGGTGTCACCGGTCGGTGCTGCGAGAGCTTTTGCTGAAGCGCGGCGCGGAGGTGGTCTAGGCGCGACAGACGCCCGTGAGGGCGTCTATGGCAAATGCTTCAGTCGGTGCCGAATTTCGGCGAGCGCGGGCCGTAGAGCAGGCCGGTCTTGTCGCCCGTCGCGAGCAGGCGCTGGCTCGTCAGGCCCGCGACGTCGAACGATTTATCCGTCAGCGAGTGGGTGACCTGTTTGGCGATGCCGCCGACCACCATGCCGATCAGGCTGCCGTTGCCCACGCCGACGTTGTAGCCGACTTCGTTGCCGTTGGCCGTGGCGGAACCTTTCCACAGTTCGTCGCCCGAGCGCAGATCGACGAGCTTCGCGTTCGCCGACACGACCGTCTTGCTGTCGACGACGATGAACTTCGTGCCTAGCTTCTCGCGCGCAGACGACGATGGCGGAATCCCGACGACGGGCTGTCATCGGCGACTGACGTCGAGTAGGACGGGCGTAGACAAGTTGCCGCTTAGTGATTATACGGCTCGCGCTCGGGCCGCCAGCGACCTTGCGCGAGGACAAGAAGTGGCCAAATTTCGGATCGGAAGCAATTGCAGCGCAGGTATGCCGAGGGTAGAAGGCTAGACGAGCGGAAAAACGGTTCCGCATCACGGTCTAGCGTGTGTCGGAAGTCTTCCACGCTGCGGCTGCCCTTCCGTTCGCGCATGCGCTGATAGTCCGAGCAGCGACGCAGCATTCGCGATCGAGTCCACTCTATCCTGACAGCAACACCGAGATTCATGGCTAACCCGCGTCATCCGCACCACCCGACAGCGCCCGCAACACCGACAGCGCCCGCAACACCGACAGCCTCGCGGCTGCCTCAGTGGCAGCCGCTCAACTGGACCTTCCCGTTTGCACCGAAGAGCGGAAATCCAACGGACCCTCAGACCTGGCTCCGCGCTCTGGCGGGTGCGGACGGTGGTTCCTATCCCTTTGGTCGGAACGGCATGTTTCACGGCGGCATCCACTTCGACGCGGCGACTGGCGCCGACCTTAAGCAGGGCGAGGGCGTCAAGGTGATTGCCGATGGCGAGGTGGTGGCCTACCGACTCGATTCAAAGTACGCCGGACTGACCTATCCGACCACGCCCCCGCGATACGCGCTTTATTCGACCGGCTTTGTACTGGTGCGTCACAAGCTTGTTCTCCCCCCCGAGCCGAAGCCAGCAAGCCTGCAAGGAGCCGCTAGCGGCGCGCAGACGCCGCAGAGCATCTCGCCACCTGCCGATGAGGTACTGGAGTTCTACAGTCTCTACATGCACCAGCTTGACTGGGCGGGTTATTTGTCAGCGGAGCACTCGGACAGCGGCAGTGCGCAGCCTGTGCCGTTGGTTCACCGGTTGCCTTTCTGGCAAGGCGACCGGCTTTTCCGAGTGGGTGCGAAAGCAAAGTACAAATTGGCTGGGGCGCCAGCGAATGCGCTGGACGGAACGCGCTCTGCCGGCACGACGCAGACCGGTGTTCGCATCTGCGCTCGCGCATCGGGCGCGGTAATCGGGCTTCTGCCGCGCGGTGCAGAACTAACCATCGTCGGCAATGGGGTAAAAGGTTGGGCACAGATCGCGATAATCACAAAGGGCACGCCGGTTCCTGTCGCGACCGGTGACTCTGCTGTCTCGACAGGCTGGGTAAATCTGGACGAACTCGACGCGGTGATCGAGCCGAAACCGCTAGACACAGTGGTCGTGCTCGAAACACCGTTCAAGGTTCGGGCGGGCGATGTGATCGGTTACCTGGGTGAATACCAGAATTTCTCACAGTCGAGCGTGCTGCCGCCCCAGCCGGTGCGTCCGCTGCTTCACGTCGAGGTCTTTACGGGCGCACAGATCAACGATTTCATTACCAAAAGCCGGGAGCGCGCGAACAAGCTGGGAGACAAGGTGCCGGGCGGAAAGCCTTTGCTGGTGATCTCGCCAGGAGCAAAACTCGTCAAACCCTCCGATGCGCAGCGCAATACTGAACTTGTGGGGCTCACGCTCGCTCTCGCGAAGGGCGATCCGGGCAAGGGCAAGTGGGCGAGGGTACAGCCGACGCGACTTGCTGCAAAGCCCAGTGCGAGCGGTCACGGACATGCTCACCAGCTAGCCGGAAGACCCATAGGCACCCCGGTTTGGGTCGAGCGCAGGTTTGCGGGCAAAGTCGCCAGTGCGACGGTCCAGACCTGGACCGATTTTCCGTTACAGCTTGCCAATGCGCAGGGCCCGGCGGTCGGCTATCAGCAGGTGTTCTCGCGCGCCCAGCTTGACCAGCTTTCCGATAACAGCACGGCCAAGGAAGAAAGCAAGAGCGAGTCGACCGCCGCAGAGTGGTGGCAGATCAATGCCGGCGATAGCGACGGCCAGCCGATCTGCGGCTGGGTGTGCGAAAAGGGGCACACGGAAACTCGATGGCAAAGCCCGTGGGCGTGGCCGGACTTCGATACGGTAGATACGACGGGAATGTCGGTGATCGACCTGTACCGGCGGAACTTGTATGAGACGAAGCAGTTGCTCGACGGCGAGGAACAAGCGTTTGCTCCCATTGCTGCGAGCATCAACGGCACTCCTTTGATCGCGAAGCTGGAAATGGCAGCGAAGGGTGGAGGCAGCGGCAAGGGAAACAGGGTGGTTCCGGCCGACCTGAAGGAGGCATTGACCGTGCCGTGGCTGGCCGACGTTGTCTCGCACCTGATCGTCAGCTACGAGAGCGAGTGGGGCGGCGACACGAGCAAGTGGGAAGCGTTGACTCCGCTGATGGGTGACGACGGCAAGCCTGTCTGGCAGGCCGAACTTGAGCGCATCGAAAAGCTGAAATGGTGGGATAAGGTGAGCGCGATCAATGGTTTTCCCGCCGGCCCGAACGTTTGGCATATTCACCCAATCGGCCTAGTGGCAAATTTTCAGAGCGGCG
The Caballeronia sp. M1242 DNA segment above includes these coding regions:
- the gyrB gene encoding DNA topoisomerase (ATP-hydrolyzing) subunit B, whose amino-acid sequence is MTENTHSQPDNSYGASSIQILEGLEAVRKRPGMYIGDTSDGTGLHHLVFEVLDNSIDEALAGYCDDIHVTIHADNSISVTDNGRGVPTGLKRDDKHDPKRSAAEIVMTELHAGGKFDQNSYKVSGGLHGVGVSCVNALSEWLRLTVRRDGKKHFMEFARGVVQNREIVEEDGVQYSPMPVVGDTEKRGTEVHFLADATIFGNVEFHYDILAKRMRELSFLNNGVRIRLTDLRTGKEDDFAFAGGVKGFVEYINKQKQVLHPTVFHATGERENVTVEVAMQWNDSFNESVLCFTNNIPQRDGGTHLTGLRAAMTRVINKYITDNDIAKKAKVETTGDDMREGLSCVLSVKVPEPKFSSQTKDKLVSSEVRAPVEEIVAKALEDYLQETPNDAKIITSKIVDAARARDAARKAREMTRRKGVLDGIGLPGKLADCQEKDPAKSEIYIVEGDSAGGSAKQGRDRKFQAILPLRGKVLNVEKARFDKLISSEQIVTLVTALGCGIGKDDYNLDKLRYHRIIIMTDADVDGAHIRTLLLTFFYRQMPEIVERGYIYIAQPPLYKIKAGKDERYMKDAHELNQHMLKLALQGSELIPSEGADPISGDALGELARAYLLAQAVVDRISRIYDAAALEAVMDGVVIDLSTEEAAAASAKALEARLRADPLKPEVTVEPAYDQVREVRSLHIKRRHHGNVKVSVFDEDLQLTADYKQLVSTADTFKGLIGEGALIKRGERSMAVSDFKSAMKWLIADAERNVSKQRYKGLGEMNPEQLWETTMDPNVRRLLRVQIEDAIAADGIFTTLMGDDVEPRRAFIESNALRAGNIDV
- a CDS encoding phosphorothioated DNA-binding restriction endonuclease; the encoded protein is MQRRHPPDILQRFEALKVWQRGDERAPHKPLLALLALGLYSRGVREVPFNQYESKLNELLREFGPWRRTLYPEMPFLRLQSDDVWRVAAHGSVGGLASNAALTKTQLRSIDATGQFSDDVQRTFDSDPQAIRDVARILLDAHFPDSMHEDILAAVGLTLHAPLTARTRRSPDFRDDVLRAYQYRCALCNLDMRISNRTIGLEAAHIKWFQFEGPDVVENGIALCCLHHRLFDIGAFTLGDERRVLVSEEAHGTEQFDHVLLRHHGSRLNAPVRAEHHPSSQFVAWHRSQVFRGQPRPL
- the dbpA gene encoding ATP-dependent RNA helicase DbpA, which produces MTTDTSFANLPLAPAMQANLQQLGYTSMTPIQAASLPHALAGHDLIAQAKTGSGKTAAFTLPLLARLDAKQFAVQALVLCPTRELADQVTQEIRRLARAEENVKVLTLCGGTPMRPQIASLEHGAHIVVGTPGRIMDHLQRETLSLAAVRTLVLDEADRMLDMGFFDDIASVARQCPKDRQTLLFSATYPEGIAKLSQQFLRNPREIKLTEQHSNAKIKQRFYQVEDHERLHAVGLLLDHYRPVSTLAFCNTKQQCRDLLDVLRAQGFEALTLHGELEQRERDQVLVQFANRSCSVLVATDVAARGLDIAQLEAVINVDVTPDPEVHVHRIGRTGRAGEEGWALSLASMDEMGRVGAIEEAQRAEVEWHPLSELTSAEPGHLKPPMATLQILGGRKDKIRPGDVLGALTGEAGFDGAQIGKINVMDMVTYVAVERGIADDAIRRLGAGKLKGRKVKVRRI
- a CDS encoding MFS transporter; the encoded protein is MTSRERRGMAAILLAVALATLDTAIANTALPAIAADLGSTPAASVWIINAYQLAMVATLLPFAALGGIVGHRRVYLGGLVVFTIASAICAFSWSLPTLVAARLLQGLGASAIMSVNTALISALFPLHRLGRGVGLNALIVGIAFAVGPTVASIVLSLGTWPWLFAVNLPVGVLALFIAWPALPQTKRSAHGFDRVAAALNVVTFASLIFALGEAAQRAPSHTVLAALAVALVAGALMLRRERGHPAPMLPVDLFRRPMFALSTMTAVCSFAAQGLAFVSLPFYFETVLGRTQVETGFLMTPWSVLVALMAPIAGRLSDRYAPGLLGGIGLAILCAGMVSLAALPANPHALDICIRMSICGAGFGFFQSPNLKAFMASAPRERSGGASGVVATARLVGQATGAALVALCFGIAGKHGPALALSLGAGFAGAASVASGLRLVTRDAGSAAGMARE
- a CDS encoding DUF488 domain-containing protein, which translates into the protein MAIRIVRLGTPRSENEGLRIGTVRRPPRGVPKAEFASRNFYDVWYPNLAPSAERVAEALSAQTEKEWSAFVRKYKAEMATPEASRSLDLLAALSHTTNLSVGCYCENEARCHRSVLRELLLKRGAEVV
- a CDS encoding GNA1162 family protein, with translation MPPSSSAREKLGTKFIVVDSKTVVSANAKLVDLRSGDELWKGSATANGNEVGYNVGVGNGSLIGMVVGGIAKQVTHSLTDKSFDVAGLTSQRLLATGDKTGLLYGPRSPKFGTD
- a CDS encoding glycoside hydrolase family 108 protein translates to MANPRHPHHPTAPATPTAPATPTASRLPQWQPLNWTFPFAPKSGNPTDPQTWLRALAGADGGSYPFGRNGMFHGGIHFDAATGADLKQGEGVKVIADGEVVAYRLDSKYAGLTYPTTPPRYALYSTGFVLVRHKLVLPPEPKPASLQGAASGAQTPQSISPPADEVLEFYSLYMHQLDWAGYLSAEHSDSGSAQPVPLVHRLPFWQGDRLFRVGAKAKYKLAGAPANALDGTRSAGTTQTGVRICARASGAVIGLLPRGAELTIVGNGVKGWAQIAIITKGTPVPVATGDSAVSTGWVNLDELDAVIEPKPLDTVVVLETPFKVRAGDVIGYLGEYQNFSQSSVLPPQPVRPLLHVEVFTGAQINDFITKSRERANKLGDKVPGGKPLLVISPGAKLVKPSDAQRNTELVGLTLALAKGDPGKGKWARVQPTRLAAKPSASGHGHAHQLAGRPIGTPVWVERRFAGKVASATVQTWTDFPLQLANAQGPAVGYQQVFSRAQLDQLSDNSTAKEESKSESTAAEWWQINAGDSDGQPICGWVCEKGHTETRWQSPWAWPDFDTVDTTGMSVIDLYRRNLYETKQLLDGEEQAFAPIAASINGTPLIAKLEMAAKGGGSGKGNRVVPADLKEALTVPWLADVVSHLIVSYESEWGGDTSKWEALTPLMGDDGKPVWQAELERIEKLKWWDKVSAINGFPAGPNVWHIHPIGLVANFQSGACDCKARFEKVSKIVLSNEGGFVDDPNDSGGATNKGIAWATWQAYAKEDIGVGPTLANLKALTDDQAKVIYLKRYWEPRGFCGFANEKTALNIYDWTITSGQAIRKIQELMISDYAKSIEVNNKMSRALVEQINSIDDQEELVQKIGATRKKYYTSLAYDNSGKPTKNHKFLDGWTKRVDRCLDFKG